Proteins from one Embleya scabrispora genomic window:
- a CDS encoding ABC transporter substrate-binding protein, translated as MSRTIRPRTARMIALPVLATALIASLAACGGSSGPGSGGKTVTTWMYPVIADEAKNKEYWAGLSDAFGKANPGYKVKVETYPWANRDTALATAIAANKGPDVVYLVPDQLPKYARSLVPADDYMPPADKADFRKAALDSVSVDGKPMATPLLMSANPLICDKRVFAAIGETNYPSTWDDLLNLAPRLKEKGYQATSYSGDTQQTLNLTWYPMLWQAGGDVFAADGKSVAFNSEAGVKALTYLKTLVEKGYTDKDQVTTTPKLEQTPVAKGKVACTWQNTPADVEKFWGKDNIVVKPPLKDARSAGYGTVGSFAMLKGANKDAAGKWISFVSKPENSLALVKSNGYFPARTSAADPYPGDALQADVAKTLDVMSSGPLKEKSRDVMGVLAPEIQAALIGNKSPKDALNDAAKAANALLAR; from the coding sequence ATGAGCAGAACCATCCGCCCGCGCACCGCCCGCATGATCGCCCTCCCGGTGCTGGCCACCGCCCTCATCGCAAGCCTGGCCGCCTGCGGCGGCTCGTCCGGTCCGGGCTCGGGCGGCAAGACCGTCACCACCTGGATGTACCCGGTGATCGCCGACGAGGCGAAGAACAAGGAGTACTGGGCCGGCCTGAGCGACGCGTTCGGCAAGGCCAACCCGGGCTACAAGGTCAAGGTCGAGACCTACCCGTGGGCCAACCGCGACACCGCGCTCGCCACCGCCATCGCGGCGAACAAGGGCCCGGACGTGGTCTACCTGGTGCCGGACCAGCTGCCCAAGTACGCGCGCAGCCTGGTGCCCGCCGACGACTACATGCCGCCCGCCGACAAGGCCGACTTCCGCAAGGCCGCGCTGGACTCGGTGAGTGTGGACGGCAAGCCGATGGCCACCCCGCTGCTGATGAGCGCCAATCCGCTGATCTGCGACAAGCGGGTGTTCGCCGCGATCGGCGAGACGAACTACCCGAGCACGTGGGACGACCTGCTCAACCTGGCGCCGAGGTTGAAGGAGAAGGGCTACCAGGCGACCAGCTACAGCGGCGACACCCAGCAGACGCTGAACCTGACCTGGTACCCGATGCTCTGGCAGGCGGGCGGGGACGTGTTCGCCGCCGACGGCAAGTCGGTCGCGTTCAACTCCGAGGCCGGGGTCAAGGCGCTGACCTACCTCAAAACCCTGGTGGAGAAGGGCTATACGGACAAGGACCAGGTCACCACCACGCCCAAGCTGGAGCAGACCCCGGTGGCCAAGGGCAAGGTCGCCTGCACCTGGCAGAACACCCCGGCCGACGTGGAGAAGTTCTGGGGCAAGGACAACATCGTGGTCAAGCCCCCGCTCAAGGACGCCAGGTCGGCGGGCTACGGCACGGTCGGCTCGTTCGCGATGCTCAAGGGCGCCAACAAGGACGCCGCGGGCAAGTGGATCTCGTTCGTGTCCAAGCCGGAGAACAGCCTGGCCCTGGTCAAGTCCAACGGCTACTTCCCGGCCCGCACCTCGGCCGCCGACCCGTACCCGGGCGACGCGCTCCAGGCGGACGTGGCCAAGACGCTCGACGTGATGAGCTCCGGCCCGCTCAAGGAGAAGTCGCGGGACGTGATGGGCGTGCTCGCGCCGGAGATCCAGGCCGCGCTGATCGGCAACAAGAGCCCCAAGGACGCGCTGAACGACGCGGCCAAGGCGGCGAACGCGCTGCTCGCGCGCTGA
- a CDS encoding hydroxyacid dehydrogenase, translating into MPGSGEARFDRPGADGGPAVVAVAVPPGLRTEFFGETADAAAGEPEVGVLTERLRGLGRIVVVDDPRDLPALRAAFARADVVVSSWGMPRLTGELLAAAPRVGLLAHTGAAIAPYVGADAFARGVRVTQAGQGMARSVAEVALAFTLALLHRTHRYDHALRGGREWAAASVAPPRHEVFGARIGVVGASRTGRAYIEVVRALGARVQVADPTLTAPEAARIGAELVPLDRLLSTSRIVALHAPSLPETRHLIGARELALLADGAGLVNTARSWLVDEDALLAALRTGRIDAALDVYDAEPLPLGHGFRALPNVLLTPHQAAGTVECRRRQGDIVVDEVERYLTGRSLDHEVGPEALIRVG; encoded by the coding sequence ATGCCTGGCTCGGGTGAGGCGCGATTCGACCGGCCCGGGGCGGACGGGGGACCGGCCGTGGTGGCGGTCGCCGTACCGCCGGGACTGCGGACGGAGTTCTTCGGCGAGACGGCGGACGCGGCTGCGGGTGAGCCCGAGGTCGGCGTACTGACGGAGCGGCTGCGGGGTCTCGGGCGAATCGTGGTCGTGGACGATCCCCGGGATCTCCCGGCCCTGCGCGCGGCGTTCGCGCGGGCGGACGTGGTGGTGTCCTCCTGGGGCATGCCGCGGTTGACCGGCGAACTGCTCGCGGCGGCACCCCGGGTGGGGCTGCTCGCGCACACCGGCGCCGCGATCGCCCCGTACGTCGGCGCCGACGCCTTCGCGCGCGGCGTGCGGGTGACCCAGGCCGGCCAGGGGATGGCGCGGTCGGTGGCCGAGGTCGCACTGGCCTTCACGCTCGCGCTGCTGCACCGGACCCATCGCTACGACCACGCGCTGCGCGGCGGACGGGAATGGGCCGCGGCCTCGGTGGCACCGCCCCGGCACGAGGTGTTCGGCGCCCGGATCGGTGTGGTCGGCGCGTCCCGCACCGGTCGGGCGTACATCGAGGTGGTGCGCGCTCTCGGTGCTCGGGTGCAGGTCGCCGACCCCACCCTGACCGCGCCGGAAGCGGCCCGGATCGGCGCCGAACTCGTGCCGCTTGACCGTTTGTTGTCCACGAGTCGGATCGTCGCGCTGCACGCGCCGTCGTTGCCGGAGACACGACACCTGATCGGCGCCCGGGAGTTGGCCCTGCTGGCGGACGGCGCCGGCCTGGTGAATACGGCACGGTCGTGGCTGGTCGACGAGGACGCACTGCTGGCCGCGTTGCGTACCGGGCGAATCGATGCCGCGCTGGACGTGTACGACGCCGAGCCGTTGCCCCTCGGGCATGGGTTTCGGGCATTGCCCAACGTGCTGCTGACTCCGCATCAGGCCGCCGGTACGGTCGAGTGTCGCCGCCGACAAGGCGACATCGTCGTCGACGAGGTGGAGCGCTATCTGACGGGTCGTTCACTCGACCACGAGGTCGGCCCGGAGGCGCTGATCCGCGTCGGCTGA
- a CDS encoding TetR/AcrR family transcriptional regulator, with product MTNPDDDTPRRAHTGRRRNEDARRAILDAVLVLLAESGGAPVTIDTIARAAGVGKQTIYRWWPSKGAVLLEALTDLAGDVVSPPRGETLRADLTSFVTATFRGARAESTAAVLRSLVREAARDPHAADLVRTFTESRRDALRALLAGHPDELAPDADLDLIVDQFYGLFWYRFLLAHRPLSDEAAAALGAALTAQAGAGSVGP from the coding sequence ATGACGAACCCCGACGACGACACCCCCCGCCGCGCGCACACCGGTCGACGCCGCAACGAGGACGCCCGCCGCGCGATCCTGGACGCCGTACTCGTCCTGCTCGCCGAGTCGGGCGGCGCGCCCGTGACGATCGACACCATCGCGCGCGCGGCCGGCGTCGGGAAACAGACCATCTACCGCTGGTGGCCGTCGAAGGGCGCGGTCCTGCTGGAGGCTCTGACCGACCTGGCCGGTGACGTCGTGTCACCGCCTCGGGGCGAGACGCTGCGCGCCGATCTGACGTCCTTCGTCACCGCCACATTCCGCGGCGCCCGGGCCGAGTCGACGGCCGCCGTCCTGCGCTCGCTGGTCCGCGAGGCGGCGCGCGATCCGCATGCCGCCGACCTGGTCCGCACGTTCACCGAGTCCCGCCGGGACGCGCTGCGCGCGCTGCTGGCCGGGCACCCCGACGAACTCGCGCCCGATGCCGACCTCGATCTGATCGTGGACCAGTTCTACGGACTGTTCTGGTACCGCTTCCTGCTGGCCCATCGCCCCCTGTCGGACGAGGCCGCCGCGGCCCTCGGCGCGGCCCTCACCGCCCAGGCCGGGGCGGGATCCGTTGGTCCCTGA
- a CDS encoding carbohydrate ABC transporter permease yields the protein MSLDTHGTHGTDEAREVAVMESPSVVAAKGEPRRFRPGSRRRDGSGAGREQDTVPYALRGTRRGKVLRGVLLGVVALATIFPFYAMVVLSLKPSGAVEFPGSLLPWNLTTSAYSDVLGSQDVPQWLINTLIYSIVGVLGTLLLSALAGYAFAKKRFPGREAMFWSFLSMVMVPYHVTMIPTFVLIAKMNGVDTYWGLILPSLANAQAVFLMRQFIQGLPDELFEAAKIDGASEFQIFVRIVLPLIKPIMATLGTFVFLWHWNDFLWPLIVGQSTDMRTLTVGIASLQQQNVPLNVVLAGSVVAFVPIFMAYLVGQRYVTEGVAATGIKG from the coding sequence ATGTCCCTGGATACACACGGCACCCACGGCACCGACGAGGCCCGCGAGGTCGCGGTGATGGAGTCGCCGTCGGTGGTGGCGGCGAAGGGCGAACCCCGGCGCTTCCGGCCAGGGTCGCGCCGGCGCGACGGCTCCGGCGCGGGACGCGAACAGGACACCGTTCCGTACGCGCTGCGCGGCACCCGGCGGGGCAAGGTGCTGCGCGGCGTGCTGCTCGGCGTGGTGGCGCTGGCCACGATCTTCCCGTTCTACGCGATGGTCGTGTTGTCCCTGAAGCCGTCCGGCGCGGTCGAGTTCCCGGGCAGCCTGCTGCCGTGGAACCTGACCACGAGCGCGTACAGCGACGTGCTCGGCTCGCAGGACGTGCCCCAGTGGTTGATCAACACGCTCATCTACTCGATCGTCGGCGTGCTCGGCACGCTGCTGCTGTCCGCGCTGGCCGGCTACGCGTTCGCCAAGAAGCGTTTTCCCGGCCGCGAGGCGATGTTCTGGTCGTTCCTGTCGATGGTCATGGTTCCGTACCACGTGACGATGATCCCGACGTTCGTCCTGATCGCGAAGATGAACGGCGTCGACACCTACTGGGGCCTGATCCTGCCGTCGCTGGCCAACGCGCAGGCGGTGTTCCTGATGCGGCAGTTCATCCAGGGCCTGCCGGACGAGCTGTTCGAGGCGGCGAAGATCGACGGCGCCTCCGAGTTCCAGATCTTCGTCCGGATCGTGCTGCCGCTGATCAAGCCGATCATGGCCACGCTCGGCACGTTCGTCTTCCTGTGGCACTGGAACGACTTCCTGTGGCCGCTGATCGTCGGGCAGAGCACGGACATGCGCACGCTGACCGTCGGCATCGCCTCGCTGCAACAACAGAACGTGCCGCTCAACGTGGTCCTCGCGGGCTCGGTGGTCGCGTTCGTCCCCATCTTCATGGCCTACCTGGTGGGCCAGCGCTACGTCACCGAGGGCGTGGCGGCAACCGGAATCAAGGGCTGA
- a CDS encoding Gfo/Idh/MocA family protein, translating into MTATGSTTNTAMPARTDRPAITDRPVRFALVGAGNRGLTYTDWIRRHPDRAELVAVADPRASARTASGASVQFEDWRPLLDERIADAVIVATQDREHVEPILALAEAGYAILTEKPMAATEADCRRILDGVTSAGVPFAVCHVLRYTPYTDLVKGVLDSGVLGSIVSLDLLEPVGWWHYAHSYVRGPWSREADSSPMILAKSSHDLDWIGYVTGARIETVASFGGLAHFKPENAPAGSARNCLDCAVEPDCPYSGPKLYFPALRETGDAWPINHVTDAAHGPDDRAELVRALREGPYGRCVYHCDNDVVDHQVVAMRLSGGITATFTMTAFTEQTHRQVRIFGSHGWLRGDGEKVTVHTFADDRVVTHDAGASGSNAADGHGGGDTALIDAFVTALATGDAAHIRSNGTDSLGSHLAAFAVERSRLGGNTVTVPRR; encoded by the coding sequence ATGACCGCCACCGGTTCGACCACGAACACCGCCATGCCGGCCCGCACCGACCGACCGGCCATCACCGACCGACCCGTACGGTTCGCGCTGGTCGGCGCGGGCAACCGGGGCCTGACCTACACCGATTGGATCCGCCGGCACCCCGACCGCGCCGAACTGGTCGCGGTGGCCGACCCGCGAGCTTCGGCCCGGACCGCGTCCGGGGCGAGCGTGCAGTTCGAGGACTGGCGACCGCTGCTCGACGAGCGCATCGCGGACGCGGTGATCGTGGCCACCCAGGACCGCGAACACGTCGAGCCGATCCTGGCGTTGGCCGAGGCCGGCTACGCGATCCTCACCGAGAAGCCGATGGCCGCCACCGAGGCCGACTGCCGGCGCATCCTCGACGGCGTGACCTCGGCCGGCGTGCCGTTCGCGGTGTGTCACGTGCTCCGGTACACCCCCTACACCGACCTGGTGAAGGGCGTCCTGGACTCCGGCGTGCTCGGTTCGATCGTCAGCCTGGACCTGCTGGAGCCGGTCGGCTGGTGGCACTACGCGCACAGCTACGTGCGCGGCCCCTGGAGCCGCGAGGCCGACTCGTCGCCGATGATCCTGGCCAAGTCCTCGCACGACCTGGACTGGATCGGCTACGTCACCGGTGCCCGGATCGAGACGGTGGCAAGCTTCGGCGGGCTCGCCCACTTCAAGCCGGAGAACGCGCCGGCGGGCTCGGCCCGCAACTGCCTGGACTGCGCGGTGGAGCCGGACTGCCCCTACTCGGGACCGAAGTTGTACTTCCCGGCGCTGCGCGAGACCGGCGACGCGTGGCCGATCAACCACGTCACCGACGCCGCACACGGCCCGGACGATCGGGCCGAGTTGGTCCGGGCGCTGCGCGAAGGGCCGTACGGGCGCTGCGTCTACCACTGCGACAACGACGTGGTGGACCACCAGGTGGTGGCGATGCGGCTGTCCGGCGGGATCACCGCGACCTTCACGATGACCGCGTTCACCGAGCAGACGCACCGTCAGGTACGGATCTTCGGCAGCCACGGCTGGTTGCGCGGCGACGGCGAGAAGGTCACCGTGCACACCTTCGCGGACGACCGGGTGGTCACGCACGACGCGGGCGCGTCCGGATCGAACGCGGCGGACGGACACGGCGGCGGGGACACCGCGCTGATCGACGCGTTCGTCACCGCGCTCGCCACCGGCGATGCCGCGCACATCCGCTCCAACGGCACCGACTCGCTCGGCAGCCACCTCGCCGCCTTCGCCGTCGAACGCTCCCGACTCGGCGGCAACACCGTGACCGTGCCGCGACGTTGA
- a CDS encoding dihydrodipicolinate synthase family protein — translation MINSDTAASSTPDSPIELLLSGTVIPAHPLALDAEGRFDERRQRALTRYYLASGAGGVAVGVHTTQFEIRKPEVGLLRPVLELAAETVAREAGRPVVRVAGACGYTAQVVAEAELAASLGYDAVLLSPAVPGADEQGLLDRARAVGEVLPVIGFYLQDAVGGRFLTPGFWRAFADIPSVAAIKIAPFDRYRTADVLGAIASADRAGEVALYTGNDDAIITDLLTPYRAGDRPRWFAGGLLGQWAVWTSTAVTLLERVRRARAGDHPTMIELLRQAPELTDANSAVFDVRGGFRGCIAGVHEVLRRQGLLAGTRCLDPAETMSPGQAEEIDRVTSAYPWLTDDTFVREHLDAWLG, via the coding sequence GTGATCAACTCCGATACGGCCGCGTCGAGTACTCCCGACTCGCCGATCGAACTGCTGCTTTCGGGCACGGTGATTCCCGCGCATCCACTCGCGTTGGACGCCGAGGGACGATTCGACGAGCGGCGGCAGCGGGCGCTGACCCGCTACTACCTCGCGTCCGGCGCGGGCGGCGTCGCGGTCGGCGTGCACACCACGCAGTTCGAGATCCGCAAACCCGAGGTCGGGCTGTTGCGGCCGGTGCTCGAACTGGCCGCCGAGACCGTGGCGCGCGAGGCGGGGCGGCCGGTGGTGCGGGTGGCCGGCGCATGCGGCTACACCGCGCAGGTGGTGGCCGAGGCCGAACTCGCCGCCTCGCTCGGTTATGACGCGGTGTTGCTGAGCCCGGCGGTGCCGGGCGCGGACGAGCAGGGGCTGCTGGATCGGGCCCGCGCGGTCGGCGAGGTGTTGCCGGTGATCGGCTTCTACCTCCAGGACGCGGTGGGCGGGCGGTTCCTGACCCCGGGGTTCTGGCGCGCGTTCGCCGACATCCCGTCGGTGGCGGCGATCAAGATAGCGCCGTTCGACCGCTACCGGACCGCCGACGTGCTCGGCGCGATCGCTTCGGCGGACCGGGCGGGCGAGGTCGCGCTGTACACCGGCAACGACGACGCGATCATCACCGACCTGTTGACCCCGTATCGGGCCGGCGACCGGCCCCGCTGGTTCGCGGGCGGGCTGCTCGGTCAGTGGGCGGTGTGGACGTCGACGGCGGTCACCCTGCTGGAGCGGGTCCGCCGGGCGCGGGCGGGCGATCACCCGACGATGATCGAACTGCTGCGGCAGGCGCCGGAGTTGACCGACGCGAACTCGGCCGTCTTCGACGTGCGCGGCGGGTTCCGCGGCTGCATCGCCGGTGTGCACGAAGTGCTGCGGCGACAGGGGTTGTTGGCGGGGACCCGGTGCCTGGACCCGGCCGAGACGATGTCGCCGGGGCAGGCCGAGGAGATCGACCGGGTGACCTCGGCGTACCCGTGGCTGACCGACGACACCTTTGTCCGGGAGCACCTCGATGCCTGGCTCGGGTGA
- a CDS encoding low temperature requirement protein A, protein MTEAVGERRATWFELFCDLVFVAAVGQVVHRVGEQPTGGSVAGAAALFVPVWWTWVLYTVRANRFDPDDSAHRLITVVGMAAVAAMAVFVGGVGHGTGANVGFVAGYLGARGVIVFSYAWGARSDPSFRPILRSFGTMSTLTGSVWVLGLLVPGDSVRYGLWAVAMAGELSLPFLARRRIAAASHDAEHLRERFGLFTIIVIGEAVLGCTGGLADGGRDAVSTGLIGLSAFALCACVWWMYFNASATRVGGHEEIATSAVLRDVYVFGHLPTQLGIAVTGAAIGTVVGGDDRHVSRATAACLLGGIVLFLVAGAGVRAAFAGSRDATVWIRVGAAAMVSALLPAAGVLPVAGLIGATATILVVTAAAEGPATRRRLAESAARG, encoded by the coding sequence GTGACTGAGGCGGTGGGGGAGCGGCGGGCCACCTGGTTCGAGCTGTTCTGTGACCTGGTGTTCGTGGCCGCCGTCGGGCAGGTCGTGCACCGGGTGGGGGAGCAGCCCACGGGCGGGTCGGTGGCGGGAGCCGCGGCACTGTTCGTGCCGGTGTGGTGGACCTGGGTGCTGTACACGGTGCGGGCCAATCGATTCGATCCGGACGACTCCGCGCATCGGTTGATCACCGTGGTGGGGATGGCGGCCGTGGCCGCGATGGCGGTGTTCGTCGGCGGGGTCGGACACGGAACCGGGGCGAATGTCGGCTTCGTGGCGGGCTACCTCGGCGCGCGCGGGGTGATCGTGTTCTCGTACGCCTGGGGTGCTCGATCCGACCCGAGCTTCCGGCCGATCCTGCGCTCGTTCGGCACGATGTCGACGCTGACCGGTTCGGTGTGGGTCCTCGGTCTGCTGGTGCCCGGGGACTCGGTCCGCTACGGGCTCTGGGCGGTCGCGATGGCCGGCGAGTTGTCGCTGCCGTTCCTGGCCCGCCGCCGGATCGCCGCCGCCTCGCACGACGCGGAGCATCTGCGCGAGCGTTTCGGGCTGTTCACGATCATCGTGATCGGCGAGGCGGTGCTGGGCTGCACCGGCGGTCTCGCCGACGGCGGGCGCGACGCGGTGTCGACGGGGCTGATCGGGCTCAGCGCGTTCGCGCTGTGCGCGTGTGTCTGGTGGATGTACTTCAACGCGAGCGCGACCCGGGTGGGCGGTCACGAGGAGATCGCCACCAGCGCGGTCCTGCGCGACGTGTACGTCTTCGGCCATCTGCCCACCCAGTTGGGCATCGCGGTGACCGGGGCGGCGATCGGTACGGTCGTCGGCGGCGACGACCGGCACGTGTCCAGGGCGACCGCCGCGTGCCTGCTCGGCGGGATCGTGCTGTTCCTGGTCGCCGGGGCGGGGGTACGCGCGGCGTTCGCGGGCTCGCGCGATGCGACGGTGTGGATCAGGGTCGGCGCCGCGGCGATGGTGTCGGCGCTGCTGCCCGCCGCCGGGGTGCTGCCGGTGGCGGGTCTGATCGGCGCGACCGCCACGATCCTCGTCGTGACGGCGGCGGCCGAGGGACCGGCGACCCGCCGACGACTGGCGGAGTCGGCCGCGCGGGGGTGA
- a CDS encoding fumarylacetoacetate hydrolase family protein, producing MRLMRVGEPGNERPVLFAADGSHFDLSRLTADIDGAFFASDGVERVREAATAGTLPELDVAGLRVGAPVARPGAVLCIGQNYAAHAAESGAEPPTTPILFYKTPHTVVGPYDDVLIPRGAVKTDWEVELAVVIGRRARYLDSPKEALAHVAGYTISNDVSERAFQLEQSGGQWSKGKNCETFNPLGPWLVTADEVPDPQTLGLRSWVGGDVRQDSSTADMIFGVGYLIHHLSHYLVLEPGDIVNTGTPQGVALSGRFPYLVEGDVMELEIDRLGRQRSHLVQA from the coding sequence GTGCGCCTGATGCGCGTAGGCGAGCCCGGCAACGAACGCCCCGTGCTGTTCGCCGCCGACGGCAGCCACTTCGACCTGAGCCGGCTCACCGCCGACATCGACGGCGCGTTCTTCGCCTCCGACGGCGTCGAGCGGGTCCGCGAGGCCGCGACGGCGGGTACGCTGCCGGAGCTGGACGTCGCGGGCCTGCGCGTCGGCGCCCCGGTGGCCCGGCCCGGCGCGGTCCTGTGCATCGGTCAGAACTACGCGGCGCACGCGGCCGAATCCGGCGCCGAGCCGCCGACCACGCCGATCCTGTTCTACAAGACGCCGCACACCGTGGTCGGCCCGTACGACGACGTGTTGATCCCGCGCGGCGCGGTCAAGACCGACTGGGAGGTCGAACTCGCCGTCGTGATCGGCCGCCGGGCCCGCTACCTCGACTCGCCGAAGGAGGCCCTGGCACACGTCGCGGGGTACACGATCAGCAACGACGTCTCCGAACGCGCCTTCCAGCTGGAGCAGTCGGGTGGGCAGTGGTCCAAGGGCAAGAACTGCGAGACGTTCAACCCGCTCGGCCCGTGGCTGGTGACCGCCGACGAGGTTCCCGATCCGCAGACGCTCGGGCTGCGTTCGTGGGTCGGCGGGGATGTCCGGCAGGACTCCTCCACGGCCGACATGATCTTCGGCGTGGGGTACCTGATCCACCACCTGTCGCACTATCTGGTGCTGGAGCCGGGCGACATCGTCAACACCGGTACGCCGCAGGGCGTCGCGCTGTCCGGCCGATTCCCCTACCTGGTCGAGGGCGACGTGATGGAACTGGAGATCGACCGACTGGGTCGGCAGCGGTCGCATCTGGTCCAGGCCTGA
- a CDS encoding NAD-dependent epimerase/dehydratase family protein, with product MNVAGIAESVPVRPTGSVFPDGEAALEELLATPSAGLIADLAGIEGDLVVLGAGGKMGPSLCRLARRALDAGGRGDVSVYAVSRWSDPAAARSLAADGVRTVAFDLMDGDPAELPDAGNVVFMVGAKFGSAGAPEHAWAVNAALPDRIARRYPDARIAAFSTGNVYPLVAAGSGGSVETDPVGPVGEYAMSCLGRERVFAHAASTRGTRVALIRLNYAVDLRYGVLADIAAAVYAGEAVDVTTGQANVVWQGYANEVALRSLGHAAAVPFTINLTGPETASVRRLAARFGAEFGREAAVAGVESGSALLSDASRCHELFGYPDVPLRTLVAWQAEWIRRGHPLSGKATKFQVRDGKF from the coding sequence ATGAATGTTGCAGGAATAGCGGAATCGGTGCCGGTCCGGCCGACCGGATCGGTGTTTCCGGACGGTGAGGCCGCGCTGGAGGAACTGCTCGCGACACCGTCGGCCGGGCTGATCGCGGACCTGGCCGGGATCGAGGGCGACCTGGTCGTGCTCGGCGCCGGCGGCAAGATGGGCCCGAGCCTGTGCCGGCTGGCCCGGCGGGCGCTGGACGCGGGCGGTCGCGGTGACGTGAGCGTGTACGCGGTCTCGCGCTGGTCGGACCCGGCGGCGGCCCGCTCGTTGGCGGCGGACGGCGTACGCACCGTCGCGTTCGACCTGATGGACGGCGACCCGGCCGAACTGCCGGACGCGGGCAACGTGGTGTTCATGGTCGGCGCCAAGTTCGGCTCGGCCGGCGCGCCGGAGCACGCGTGGGCGGTGAACGCGGCGCTGCCGGACCGGATCGCGCGCCGCTACCCGGACGCGCGGATCGCCGCGTTCTCGACCGGCAATGTGTATCCGCTGGTCGCGGCCGGCTCCGGGGGCAGCGTGGAGACCGACCCGGTGGGGCCGGTCGGTGAGTACGCGATGTCGTGCCTGGGCCGGGAGCGGGTGTTCGCACACGCGGCGAGCACGCGGGGCACCCGGGTGGCGCTGATCCGACTGAACTACGCGGTGGATCTGCGGTACGGGGTACTCGCCGACATCGCGGCGGCGGTGTACGCGGGCGAGGCGGTGGATGTGACGACGGGTCAGGCCAACGTCGTGTGGCAGGGATACGCGAACGAGGTCGCGCTGCGCAGCCTCGGGCACGCGGCGGCGGTACCGTTCACGATCAACCTCACCGGCCCGGAGACCGCGTCGGTGCGACGCCTCGCGGCCCGGTTCGGTGCGGAGTTCGGGCGGGAGGCGGCGGTGGCGGGCGTCGAGTCGGGCAGCGCGCTGCTGTCGGACGCGAGCCGCTGTCACGAGCTGTTCGGCTATCCCGACGTTCCCCTGCGCACACTCGTGGCCTGGCAGGCGGAGTGGATCCGGCGCGGTCATCCGCTGTCCGGGAAGGCCACCAAGTTCCAGGTCCGCGACGGAAAGTTCTGA
- a CDS encoding carbohydrate ABC transporter permease gives MAAVAEQPRRLRRRGPHARREARIGLLFVLPAFVLFVLFRFGPSIAGVLLGFTDYSLMDSPTFTGLDNFTRLWDDPVFWSSLKVTVLYTVITVPGTIVAAMGLALLTRRAFRGSKLFRSIFFLPVVTSLVLASTVFIWIFSTDGPWSTVMGWVGGHTGSWLADDVFVVPALAIVGIWSRFGYGMLILLASLQNVPRELEEAALTDGAGPWQRFRHIILPSLKPALFFLAVIETTASFQVFDAVYVMTGGGPANASYTLVFQLYDAGFKYFDLGYASAIGLALFVLTLIVAVIQRLVIGKEK, from the coding sequence GTGGCCGCAGTCGCGGAACAACCCCGCAGGCTCCGCCGACGCGGGCCGCACGCACGCCGCGAGGCCCGGATCGGGCTGCTGTTCGTCCTGCCCGCCTTCGTGCTGTTCGTGCTGTTCCGCTTCGGCCCGAGCATCGCCGGCGTGCTGCTCGGCTTCACCGACTACTCGCTGATGGACTCGCCGACGTTCACCGGCCTCGACAACTTCACCCGGCTGTGGGACGACCCGGTCTTCTGGTCCTCGCTCAAGGTCACCGTGCTCTACACGGTGATCACCGTGCCCGGCACGATCGTCGCCGCGATGGGTCTGGCCCTGCTGACCCGGCGCGCGTTTCGCGGATCCAAGCTGTTCCGCTCGATCTTCTTCCTGCCGGTGGTCACCAGCCTGGTGCTCGCCTCCACGGTGTTCATCTGGATCTTCTCCACCGACGGCCCGTGGTCGACGGTGATGGGATGGGTCGGCGGACACACCGGATCCTGGCTGGCCGACGATGTGTTCGTGGTGCCGGCGCTGGCCATCGTGGGCATCTGGTCGCGGTTCGGCTACGGCATGCTGATCCTGCTGGCCAGTCTGCAGAACGTGCCGCGCGAGTTGGAGGAGGCCGCGCTCACCGACGGCGCCGGCCCCTGGCAGCGCTTCCGCCACATCATCCTGCCGAGCCTGAAGCCCGCGCTGTTCTTCCTGGCCGTGATCGAGACCACGGCCAGCTTCCAGGTGTTCGACGCGGTGTACGTGATGACCGGCGGCGGCCCGGCGAACGCCAGTTACACGCTGGTCTTCCAGCTCTACGACGCCGGCTTCAAGTACTTCGATCTCGGCTACGCCAGCGCGATCGGCCTGGCCCTGTTCGTGCTGACGCTCATCGTCGCGGTCATCCAACGCCTGGTGATCGGGAAGGAGAAGTGA